In one Mauremys mutica isolate MM-2020 ecotype Southern chromosome 3, ASM2049712v1, whole genome shotgun sequence genomic region, the following are encoded:
- the SERTAD2 gene encoding SERTA domain-containing protein 2 — MLGKGGKRKFDEHEDGLEGKVVSPTDGPSKVSYTLQRQTIFNISLMKLYNHRPLTEPSLQKTVLINNMLRRIQEELKQEGSLRPVFITTSQPTDPLGDSFREAQPAFSHLASQPVHPTDLVSTTPLESCLTPASLLEDDTFCTSQTVQHDGPTKLPPPAVQPVKDSFSSALDEIEELCPTPTSTEAVVAATEAAATTDDSKDNSNESNVQKSEGVQESRTSESKLMDSLPGNFEITTSTGFLTDLTLDDILFADIDTSMYDFDPCTSATGAASKMAPVSADDLLKTLAPYSSQPVTPNQPFKMDLTELDHIMEVLVGS; from the coding sequence atgttggggaaaggaggaaagCGGAAGTTTGACGAGCATGAAGATGGGCTGGAAGGCAAAGTGGTGTCTCCTACTGACGGTCCATCTAAGGTGTCTTACACCTTACAGCGCCAGACTATCTTCAACATTTCCCTTATGAAACTTTATAACCACAGGCCATTAACAGAGCCAAGCTTGCAAAAGACAGTTTTAATTAACAACATGCTGAGGCGAATCCAGGAGGAACTCAAACAAGAAGGCAGCTTGAGGCCTGTGTTCATCACCACTTCACAGCCTACTGACCCTCTGGGTGACAGCTTTCGAGAGGCTCAGCCTGCGTTCAGTCATCTTGCCTCTCAGCCAGTTCACCCCACTGACTTAGTAAGCACTACACCATTAGAGTCTTGCCTCACCCCAGCCTCTTTGCTTGAGGATGACACTTTTTGCACTTCCCAGACTGTCCAACATGATGGTCCTACAAAACTACCACCTCCAGCTGTCCAACCGGTAAAAGACAGTTTCTCCTCGGCCTTGGACGAAATTGAGGAGCTCTGTCCAACACCTACCTCTACCGAGGCAGTAGTAGCAgcaacagaagcagcagcaacaacagatGACTCTAAAGACAACTCCAATGAGTCTAATGTTCAAAAGTCTGAGGGAGTCCAAGAGAGCAGAACAAGTGAATCAAAACTCATGGACTCTTTACCCGGCAATTTTGAAATAACAACTTCCACAGGTTTCCTTACAGACTTGACCTTGGATGATATTCTGTTTGCTGACATTGACACGTCTATGTATGATTTTGACCCTTGCACATCTGCTACAGGGGCTGCCTCAAAAATGGCTCCGGTCTCAGCAGATGATCTCCTAAAAACTCTAGCCCCCTATAGCAGTCAACCAGTAACCCCAAATCAGCCTTTCAAAATGGACCTCACAGAACTGGATCACATAATGGAGGTGCTTGTTGGGTCTTAA